A genome region from Tursiops truncatus isolate mTurTru1 chromosome 15, mTurTru1.mat.Y, whole genome shotgun sequence includes the following:
- the LOC117308132 gene encoding hemoglobin subunit alpha, translating to MVLSPADKTNVKGTWSKIGNHSAEYGAEALERMFINFPSTKTYFSHFDLGHGSAQIKGHGKKVADALTKAVGHIDNLPDALSELSDLHAHKLRVDPVNFKLLSHCLLVTLALHLPADFTPSVHASLDKFLASVSTVLTSKYR from the exons ATGGTGCTGTCTCCCGCCGACAAGACCAACGTCAAGGGCACCTGGTCTAAGATTGGCAACCACAGTGCAGAATATGGCGCAGAGGCCCTGGAGAG GATGTTCATAAACTTCCCCAGCACCAAGACTTACTTCTCCCACTTCGACCTGGGACACGGCTCCGCCCAGATCAAGGGGCACGGCAAGAAGGTGGCCGACGCGCTGACCAAAGCCGTGGGCCACATAGACAACCTGCCCGATGCCTTGTCTGAGCTGAGCGACCTGCACGCCCACAAGCTGCGTGTGGACCCGGTCAACTTCAAG CTCCTGAGCCACTGCCTGCTGGTGACCCTGGCTCTCCACCTCCCCGCCGATTTCACGCCCTCGGTCCATGCCTCCCTGGACAAGTTCTTGGCCAGTGTGAGCACCGTGCTGACCTCCAAATACCGTTAA
- the LOC117308133 gene encoding hemoglobin subunit alpha — protein MVLSPADKTNVKGTWSKIGNHSAEYGAEALERMFINFPSTKTYFSHFDLGHGSAQIKGHGKKVADALTKAVGHIDNLPDALSELSDLHAHKLRVDPVNFKLLSHCLLVTLALHLPADFTPSVHASLDKFLASVSTVLTSKYR, from the exons ATGGTGCTGTCTCCCGCCGACAAGACCAACGTCAAGGGCACCTGGTCTAAGATTGGCAACCACAGTGCAGAATATGGCGCAGAGGCCCTGGAGAG GATGTTCATAAACTTCCCCAGCACCAAGACTTACTTCTCCCACTTCGACCTGGGACACGGCTCCGCCCAGATCAAGGGGCACGGCAAGAAGGTGGCCGACGCGCTAACCAAAGCCGTGGGCCACATAGACAACCTGCCCGATGCCTTGTCTGAGCTGAGCGACCTGCACGCCCACAAGCTGCGTGTGGACCCGGTCAACTTCAAG CTCCTGAGCCACTGCCTGCTGGTGACCTTGGCTCTCCACCTCCCCGCCGATTTCACGCCCTCGGTCCATGCCTCCCTGGACAAGTTCTTGGCCAGTGTGAGCACCGTGCTGACCTCCAAATACCGTTAA
- the HBM gene encoding hemoglobin subunit mu, translating to MLSAQERAQVAQVWDLIAGHEAPFGAELLLRLFTVYPSTKTYFKHLGDRPDEVQLLSHGQRVLEAVGVAVRHMDNLRAALSPLADLHAHVLRVDPTNFPLLIQCFQVVLASHLQGEFTVEMQVVWDKFLTGLAVVLTEKYR from the exons ATGCTCAGCGCCCAGGAGCGCGCCCAAGTAGCACAGGTCTGGGACCTGATCGCCGGCCACGAGGCGCCCTTCGGGGCGGAGCTTCTGCTCAG GCTCTTCACGGTGTACCCCAGCACCAAGACCTACTTTAAGCACCTGGGCGACCGCCCTGACGAGGTGCAGCTGCTGAGCCACGGACAACGTGTGCTCGAGGCGGTGGGAGTGGCCGTCCGGCACATGGACAACCTGCGCGCGGCCCTGAGCCCGCTTGCCGACCTGCACGCACATGTGCTGCGCGTGGACCCCACCAACTTCCCA CTGCTGATCCAGTGTTTCCAGGTGGTGCTGGCCTCCCACCTGCAGGGCGAGTTCACGGTGGAGATGCAGGTGGTGTGGGATAAGTTCCTGACGGGCCTGGCGGTAGTGCTGACAGAAAAGTACCGCTGA
- the HBZ gene encoding hemoglobin subunit zeta has product MSLTRAERTIIVSMWGKISTQADIIGTEALERLFSSYPQTKTYFPHFDLHAGSAQLRAHGSKVVAAVGDAVKSIDNVAGALSKLSELHAYVLRVDPVNFKLLSHCLLVTVASHFPADFTADAHAAWDKFLSIVSRVLTEKYR; this is encoded by the exons ATGTCTCTGACCAGGGCTGAGAGGACCATCATCGTGTCCATGTGGGGCAAGATCTCCACACAGGCAGACATCATCGGCACCGAGGCCCTGGAGAG GCTCTTCTCCAGCTACCCCCAGACCAAGACCTACTTCCCGCACTTCGACCTGCACGCGGGCTCCGCGCAGCTGCGCGCGCACGGCTCCAAGGTGGTGGCCGCCGTGGGCGACGCGGTCAAGAGCATCGACAACGTGGCGGGCGCCCTCTCCAAGCTGAGCGAGCTGCACGCCTACGTGCTGCGCGTGGACCCGGTCAACTTCAAG CTGCTGTCCCACTGCCTGCTGGTCACGGTGGCCTCGCACTTCCCCGCTGACTTCACGGCCGACGCGCACGCCGCCTGGGACAAGTTCCTGTCCATCGTGTCCCGCGTCCTGACCGAGAAGTACCGCTGA